The DNA segment GTGGGCAATGAGACAGTGGCCGGTGTGAGCGCGATTCTTGGTTACGCACGAGTGAGCACCGCTGTACAAGACCTCGACGCCCAGCTTGTCGCCCTGGCGTCTGCCGGCGTTGACGCTGAGTGCGTATTCACCGACAAGCTCTCGGGGTCAGCAAAAACACACCGGCCGGGCCTGGCTGCGATGCTGGAATACGCCCGTGCTGGCGACACCGTCGTCGTCACCGCCATCGACCGGCTCGGCCGCTCCGTTACCGAAGTCACCCGCACGATTTCCGAGCTAGGTGAGCGGCGAATCTTGTTACGAGCACTGCGGGAAGGCGTTGACACCGCCACTCCCACCGGCCGAGCGGTCGCGGCCATCATGGCGACCCTTGCTGAGCTCGAGCTCGAGCTTGGCCGGGAACGTCGAGCCTCATCGCGGCAATCCCGTCGTACCCGCCAGCTGCCGCCAACCAAGCCGCACAAGCTTTCTCGTGCTCGGCAAGAACAACTCAGACGACTTGCTGCGACTGGTGAGCCAGTCCGAGAACTGGCTACTGCCTTTGGAATTGGACGCGCAACGGCCTACCGTTACCTTGCTGGTTCGGAGGTCGATACGTGACACCTAGCAGTAGCGTCATTCGAACTCGCGTCCTTCAAGCTCTTGCTATGCGTGTGGATTCGCGGTTCGGCGAAAGTTACTTTGTGCAATGGCAATCCAGCCAACTCCAGTGCCGCCCCCAGCAAGTAATGGAGGTTCTGTGGGGTTTGGTAGGTGAGGGTCTCGTCTACCTGGATATGGCCGGCCAGGGATCCAATACGAGCAATTGGTGGTGGCGGCTCAGCAGTGTGGGTCAAACCGCTGCACAAGGCGGTAGCTGGGAACCCCGAGATGTTGACGGTTACCTGAAGCGACTGCGCGCTCATCGACCTGCGGTCGATGAGGGCGCGGTGCGCTACGTCGAAGAGGCGCTGCGGGCTTTCAATGCACGGTGTTACTTGGCTACATCGGTCATGTTGGGTGTGGCTTCTGAACGCGTAATCAACGATCTCGGCCACACCTTGGCCGACGCCGCCGGCGTCAAAGCAACAAAGCTGTCGAAGTTGTTGTCTAGCCCGACGAGCCGGTTGGCGGCGCAGTTCGACAAGGTGCGCAAGCTGCTTGTTCAGATGGAGTTGCCTGAGGGGCTGACCGACACGCTCACCCTTGATGCGGTAGCGGATTTACTACGGGTTAGTCGCAACGACGCGGGCCATCCCACCGGCGCCGTCGTCGACGAAGACACCGCCTACACCCATCTGCAAATGGCAGCGCGTTACCTGCAGAAGATGACCACGCTGCACGCCCACCTGAAAGTGATTGCTGCAGAAAGCATTCAAGGGACTTGATCGTTAGCTGACCATGACGCTGCTTCAAACACTTTTCTCCAACGACCGCATCGTCCAAGTCTCCGATCGCAGGCTCACCCTCAACGGAGAAGTCTTTGACGACGAGTACACCAAGCTCGTCTGCTGGAACCAAACATTCTCAGCCGGGTTCACCGGTATCGCACGCATCGACCGAAAAGGACGCAAGTCGACATCCGAGTGGATCGCCGAAGTCCTCTGTGATTATCCGTTTTTCGAGCAGGGTGTCCAGGCGCTGCGTCAGGAAGCGGAGAACCGGGTCAGCAAGTTGGCCTGGAAAGACAAACGGCTGGCCATTGTCGTCGCCGGCTTCGACATCCGGAAAGTGCCTCTGGTCGCCGAGATCGCCAACTTCGACACGGCCACCAACATCGCCGTGAATGCCAACAGCTTTGTGTTGCGATACGCGCAAGTCCCGCCTGGACGAATTACTGGCACTCACGCCGTCGGGGCTTGTCTCGGCGACTTTGAGCACCGTCTGCTGACACGGTATGTCCCCCGCGTCCTTCGCAAAGACACAAGCAACGGGCACAACCGCGCGATCAAACTGCTGGTCGAGAACCAGCGCAGAGTTCATCGAAAAGATGCGTTGGTAGGCGCCGACGCTCAGGCGGTAACGATTCCTTCCTCGCAAATCGGCAACGGGATCGTGATGAGCAACCTTGACGGGACCGACATCCCCGCGCACAGCAGCAGTTTCGTCTACTTCGATCAACACGGATTCCAGTACAAGCAGCTAGGTCCGCTCATGGCGCACGGCGGCACAGTCATTGACCAAGTGATCGGAACGGCAGACGAAGACAACCCCGATAACCAAGTGATGAGCATCCGATTCCTCAAGGTGCCAGCGCCGCCGTCCCAAAGACGCGGAACCTCGGGCTAGCCCCTTACCCGGTGGCCGTCCCAGAAACCTTCGTTATTGGGACGACGAAGTTCCCGATGCCACGACGCCGCGTCATGCAGGCGTACCGTCAGTGAGGCCTGCGGCAATAGCTTCAGGAAGTGAGCCCGAGACCCGGCCGGACGGCCGTGGCGCTCGGGCTTCGCGCTGTCTAGGCCAACAATCTAGATACGCCGGTCGTCGCGACGCAGCCGGATTTATTCTGACAGACCTGAACCACATACGCGCATCAACACAGACATATGTCGATCAATACACCCAGAATTATGGAGGTACATATCTGCATTTACACGAGGTCGGGGTATGTCTGCTGAATCGCCGCTGACACGAGAGCTTGCACGCTGGTGTTCTCGTCGGCCGCCAATCGCTTAAGATTTCGGTGCATGTCGCGTGGCAGATCCAGTGTGGTTCGTGCCCCACCGCTTGTCCGTCGATGTGCCATCGAGGCCGCCGCTAGACCTGTCGCGTCCTGCAACCCAGCGCCGATCGCCGCACGAATTAGGTCCGTCATGGTGGTGTCGGCGTCCAGGGCGTGCCGCTTGAGGCCAGTTCGCAATGACAAAGGCAGGTGCAGCGTAGTGCGCATCGCCTCGTGCACCGCGGCGGCGGCCGGCGCACTGGGACGCGCTTCCTCGTTGCCTTGAAATGTGCTTGCCGCCCGGACCGCCGCCGCGGCGCCGGTCGGCCGACGGATCACCGATGCGCGCACGGCATCAGCTGTCGTCGACTTCGCAGTCATACCGTCACTTCCTTCTCAAGCCCTACCGACGTCAGCAGCTCGTCGAGAACATCGCCGTAGTCACCCAGATACCGCGGAATGCCGCGGCCGAACGCCCGCTCGACCGCCGTCAGGTTCCGCACAACATTGCGCAATACAGGCGCGTTCGCCTCAATCAGGCTGCGCGGCATTTCCACCGCCTCTACCTTCCGCATGTCGACGAGCGTCAAAAGAACCGTCGTCGAGCGGTGCGCGGTGATATCCAACGTCGGCCATACACGGTCGATATCCGCCGCACGAGGGCCCGTTGGAATGATCACCAGGTCGGCCGCATCAATCGCCGCGTCGATCGCGGCCGCTGTCCCTGGCGGCGTATCCACCAAGACGAGCTCGCCTGGCTCGCTAGACAGCTCCCGCAACGCCGCCGCTGTCACCGGGGTGACGTCAAACGGCAGCGGCGTACCTAGGTGCGCCGCCCGATCGGCCCACGAGCTGGCCGAACCCTGCGGATCTGCGTCCACCACCCGCGTCGGCACACCCCGCCGCACCGCGGCCGCCGCCAAAAACATGCAGGTGGTCGTCTTCGCGACGCCGCCCTTCGTGTGCACAAGTGACCAAATCACGATTCAAACATACATCCATACGTGCATCCATATGCGTAGCCATATCGATGTGTGTCATTTGCACCGTTTTTCTGTCAAAATGGTGTCATGGGACGAAAGAAGACCACGGTCTACATCGACGAGGCGCTGCTGCGGGCAGCGAAGATAGCCGCTGCGCGATCGGGCAAGCGCGAATACGAGGTCTTCGAGGATGCGTTGAAGCGGCATCTGGGATTCGCCGGAACCCTCGAGCGGATCTGGGCCGGCATCAGCCCGGAGGATGCCCCCACCGAAGAGGAAGCAGCGGGTCTCGCCGCTCAAGGGCTGGCTGAGGTCCGGGCGGAGCGTAAGCCGCGTCGGGTGGGCTGAGTCCTGGACGAACCGCTGCGGGTCGTCATCGATCCCAATGTGTGGGTCTCGGCGGTGATCAACCCCTACGGCACTCCCGCCCGGGTCGTGGAAGCCGTAGCAGACGGCGCGATTACCGCCGTCGTCACCCAACATCTGCTGGACGAACTGGCAGCTGTTCTGATCCGGCCGAAGTTTCGGCGCTGGATCAGTGTCGCCGACGCGATCGCCTTCGTCGAAAGCCTCGGTGGCCATGCCGATCTGCGCGACGATCCCGGACCACCCGAGAAACGGGTGCGCGACCCAAACGACGACTACCTGGTTGCACTCGCCGACACAGCTAACGCGGTGATTGTGACCGGTGACGACGATCTACTGTCCGCAGAGATCGAACCACCGGCGATCACACCCGCTCAGCTTCTCAAGCGCCTCCAATAGCCATCCATATGCGCGTCCATAAGTACATACATATCGCTGACGGCTGCATTACCGCAGTTCAGGCTTTCCTCGCTCACGATTGTGGTGAACATTGGGGTGCTGGCTGTCAAGGCCTACGCCGCTACGCGGTCGACCAAAAGTCGAGCCTTGACAGCCAGCACCCCAAAGCACCAGAGCGGCCAGTACGAGGAAGGGATCAACCAAAAAGGAGCCCGCCACATGTCGGGGGGTCGTCGTAGCATGTGTCTTGTGAAACCAGCCGAGCACCGGCAAGCATGGCTTGATAGGTACGGCGACGATTACGCCACCGATGAGGAACGCCGCGCCGCTTACCGCGACTTCAAAGCCAACCTCGCCGAACTCACCGCAGTGTTTTCGGCCGTCGACAATCACGATAATCCGTAACGGCGCGGTGCTCGTCTCCGCTAACCGCGTTTCCGACCACGAAGTCCGGCTGCGACCAGTACAACGCACATGTCGGCTTGCCACTCAGCGGTTCGATGAGCGTTCAGCTTCTCTCGTGGCGCCGCCGTAGGCCGCCGCGACAGCCTCCACACACCGTCGGTGGCCACGCTCCACGCTCGTCCTCGGACATGTCAGGCCACCGTGTACAGCTCGGCGACCGGCGCATCGGGCAGCACGTCACACAACACCATTACCAACGCGGACGCTCGCGCTTCTCGGAACAGTTGGGCTTGAGTCTCAGAATCGGGCAATCGCCAGTGCTGTCGGCCCCACTCCGTCACCGCACGATCGGCCCAATCGTCGGTCAGCTCAGCCACTCTCAGCGCAACCTGCTCAGCCGCCTCGTCGATGAACTCCTGACGTTCGGCGTCATTCCAGCCCGCCGGCAGCCGCAAATGTCGCGCCATCGCCCGCGCCACGAACTCCCTC comes from the Mycobacterium marseillense genome and includes:
- a CDS encoding recombinase family protein encodes the protein MSAILGYARVSTAVQDLDAQLVALASAGVDAECVFTDKLSGSAKTHRPGLAAMLEYARAGDTVVVTAIDRLGRSVTEVTRTISELGERRILLRALREGVDTATPTGRAVAAIMATLAELELELGRERRASSRQSRRTRQLPPTKPHKLSRARQEQLRRLAATGEPVRELATAFGIGRATAYRYLAGSEVDT
- a CDS encoding ParA family protein; protein product: MIWSLVHTKGGVAKTTTCMFLAAAAVRRGVPTRVVDADPQGSASSWADRAAHLGTPLPFDVTPVTAAALRELSSEPGELVLVDTPPGTAAAIDAAIDAADLVIIPTGPRAADIDRVWPTLDITAHRSTTVLLTLVDMRKVEAVEMPRSLIEANAPVLRNVVRNLTAVERAFGRGIPRYLGDYGDVLDELLTSVGLEKEVTV
- a CDS encoding putative toxin-antitoxin system toxin component, PIN family, giving the protein MINPYGTPARVVEAVADGAITAVVTQHLLDELAAVLIRPKFRRWISVADAIAFVESLGGHADLRDDPGPPEKRVRDPNDDYLVALADTANAVIVTGDDDLLSAEIEPPAITPAQLLKRLQ